The following proteins are encoded in a genomic region of Triticum dicoccoides isolate Atlit2015 ecotype Zavitan chromosome 1B, WEW_v2.0, whole genome shotgun sequence:
- the LOC119310357 gene encoding putative small ubiquitin-related modifier 7, whose product MSPPSGRDSKAAVKPLLVTIKVVSQEKVLRHTMSRTDKLQVLLDAWYHKVPDVTYGTGVFLFEGVRLRGNKTPADLEMEDGDMIDFFEHMDGGRQFVAGPTSTH is encoded by the coding sequence ATGTCGCCGCCAAGCGGGAGAGACTCCAAGGCGGCGGTGAAGCCCCTGCTGGTGACGATCAAGGTGGTGAGCCAGGAGAAGGTGCTCCGGCACACCATGAGCAGGACGGACAAGCTCCAGGTCCTCCTGGACGCGTGGTACCACAAGGTGCCCGACGTGACGTACGGCACCGGCGTCTTCCTGTTCGAGGGCGTACGGTTGCGCGGCAACAAGACCCCGGCGGACCTCGAGATGGAGGACGGGGACATGATCGATTTCTTCGAACACATGGACGGCGGCCGGCAGTTCGTTGCTGGACCGACGTCCACGCACTAG